CTGTTTTGTATTTTCTTCCCAACTCATATCAATCAAATAAATACCAAGAAATTCCTAAGTCGATAAATGATTTATATCCAGTATAGCCTGGAGTAACGAAATACCCTTCCTCTTTCATTAAGCCACTATTGAAGTGGTTGTATTTCAATAACACACGAGTTCGGTTGATTCTAAAATCAAGAAAAACATCACCCACAGGATAGGCAAAAACATTAAATGAATTTTGAATAAAGAACTGCTGGGTAGCTGGTGAATAAGCATCAGCAAAATAATCAGACTTAAATCTGATATCTATCCCTAATTGGATATAAACGTTGTCATTAAAGGCAGGGCTATCAAAGTAAAATTTGGTATTCGCATAAAACTTGGGCACTCTAAAGGCATCACTTCCAACGCCTGAAATCTGAGTAAAAATCAGCTCATTCTCCCATCTGAATTTTTTTCCAATCTGAAAGTTGGCAATAAGGCCAGGCATCAACATAAAGGCCTCTCCATCATTTTGAGTAGCAATCCTATCTTCATTAAAATAGATGTAATTGTTCACCCTATTGATCGTCAGACTAGGTCTCAGCCTTATTTTATCGAAATTAAGGATTACTTTTCCCTTAATCTGATCTACCCCAGTATTCTCAAAATCATTGTCCCACTGGTAGAAGTTACCCATGTAATTTTGCTGTACAGAGGTAGGTTTATACAAGGCTTTGGTATACTCCAGTTCTAACCAAGGAGAGACAAAAACTCCATTGAGACGATATGCTCCAGGCAGTAAATATTCCCCATTGGCAGTTAATGACCAGTTTTCAGAAAGCTCTCCCACCAATTGTCCTCCGATGTAAACTTCATTGAACTTATCATCTTCCTCAAAGTAAGGGTTTTGCATTCTACCTGCTCTGAATTTGGCATAAGCATTATAGAAAAACCCACCAAAAGTCCCTTTCAAACCCACTTCATTTCTCCATTCAGCAAATCTGTTTGGGTTAGTAGAAATGGTGTCACTTTGATTGTAACGTGTACTTGGGTAAAACAATGAATCTGTGGTCCTTAAGTCGGTATTGAATGTGAGTTTTTTGATTTTTCTATCAAAAATATGATAGAGTTGAAGGCCATCTTCTACCTTGTATTCATGGTAAAAATGATACTCTTGTCGAAGGTCTGTAGCCTGGGTATTTGACAACCAAACTTTTGCATCTTCATAGGTATAGTAAACGGATGTAGAATCAACTTCCGGCGGAATGATCCCACCAATTTCATTGACCAGATGCCTCATTCTTGAAAAATTCCCCAAAAACCAATACTTCCCATTTTCGGTTCTATAATTCGTATGAAGAGAATAGGAAGTTTGCTCGACCATATTATCATCTCGAGCTACCGGATTCAAAGTCTTTCTTGCTTTAATCGTGTGAAATTCAAAACCTACATTCCACCTAGGGTTGATATTTCGAGCGAAGGCTATATCCAGTAAATTCCTATGGCCACCTCCAAAAAATGCTGCCATCTCAGTGAAAGGAG
Above is a window of Algoriphagus machipongonensis DNA encoding:
- a CDS encoding putative porin — its product is MKEIVKIRVLGLFIIMVLGLSLDALAQRPITNTNNQQRNRELVNQEGEEEEEVEGRRPLLDDSTKQVYGPKTSLFFFEKDIKRNNLILYPQDTILNNFHNYDTVAKSGWKYQDLANLGSAAKPVFYQIPTLIGTRSGYSAYDIYFKAPENNRYYDTKSPFTEMAAFFGGGHRNLLDIAFARNINPRWNVGFEFHTIKARKTLNPVARDDNMVEQTSYSLHTNYRTENGKYWFLGNFSRMRHLVNEIGGIIPPEVDSTSVYYTYEDAKVWLSNTQATDLRQEYHFYHEYKVEDGLQLYHIFDRKIKKLTFNTDLRTTDSLFYPSTRYNQSDTISTNPNRFAEWRNEVGLKGTFGGFFYNAYAKFRAGRMQNPYFEEDDKFNEVYIGGQLVGELSENWSLTANGEYLLPGAYRLNGVFVSPWLELEYTKALYKPTSVQQNYMGNFYQWDNDFENTGVDQIKGKVILNFDKIRLRPSLTINRVNNYIYFNEDRIATQNDGEAFMLMPGLIANFQIGKKFRWENELIFTQISGVGSDAFRVPKFYANTKFYFDSPAFNDNVYIQLGIDIRFKSDYFADAYSPATQQFFIQNSFNVFAYPVGDVFLDFRINRTRVLLKYNHFNSGLMKEEGYFVTPGYTGYKSFIDLGISWYLFD